The following are encoded in a window of Halodesulfovibrio sp. genomic DNA:
- a CDS encoding glycosyltransferase family 4 protein, with protein sequence MKIAFCTPFKPLTHPRISGDVTIAKDLAYFFQEQGHDVWNVPHISTRNIWKKPYTWGQAYTTMQQVETALLSAEKPDIWFTYHSYYKAPDILGTLAARRNIPYIIFAPSHAPKRKKPWSTKAGYYLNKDALRNATHIFANKHRDIECLEQVVPPANITFIPPGIRTAAFVRDESERTRNRTKWKANNAVVVLTVAMLRKGTKAEGVEHVIRSCHALVTEGHNISLVIAGDGEMRAQLESLAQNLLPEKHHFLGVVPTQQLPQLYSSCDIFAFPGINEGLGMVYLEAQSCGLPVVAWDHDGAPQVVNDNVTGIITPSYDMEAFTQAIGKLAASPALRANMGIAAATHAAINHNIQHNYAALEAKLRAIVKEQADS encoded by the coding sequence ATGAAGATTGCGTTCTGTACCCCATTTAAGCCGCTGACACACCCTCGGATATCGGGGGATGTGACCATTGCGAAAGACCTCGCATACTTTTTTCAGGAACAAGGGCACGATGTGTGGAACGTACCGCACATCTCCACCCGCAACATCTGGAAAAAGCCTTATACGTGGGGACAGGCATATACAACCATGCAACAGGTTGAAACAGCACTGTTAAGCGCCGAAAAACCCGACATCTGGTTTACCTATCATTCATACTACAAGGCGCCGGATATTTTAGGGACACTGGCTGCCCGCCGAAATATCCCGTACATAATTTTTGCCCCTTCCCATGCCCCCAAACGCAAAAAGCCATGGAGCACCAAAGCGGGATATTATCTCAATAAAGATGCACTCCGAAACGCAACGCATATTTTTGCGAACAAACATCGGGACATTGAATGTTTAGAACAGGTTGTACCGCCTGCAAACATCACATTTATCCCTCCTGGAATTCGCACAGCAGCATTTGTACGGGATGAGTCTGAACGCACAAGAAACCGCACAAAGTGGAAAGCAAACAATGCCGTTGTAGTTCTTACTGTTGCCATGCTCAGAAAAGGCACAAAAGCTGAAGGAGTCGAACATGTCATCCGCTCCTGCCATGCTCTGGTGACCGAGGGGCACAACATCTCTCTCGTCATTGCCGGAGATGGTGAAATGCGCGCTCAGCTTGAATCACTTGCACAAAATTTATTACCGGAAAAACATCATTTTCTTGGCGTCGTTCCAACACAACAGCTCCCTCAATTGTACTCCAGCTGCGATATTTTCGCATTTCCCGGCATCAATGAGGGACTTGGTATGGTATACTTGGAAGCGCAGAGTTGTGGTTTGCCCGTCGTAGCATGGGATCATGACGGAGCACCGCAAGTTGTGAATGACAACGTAACGGGAATAATCACTCCGTCATATGACATGGAAGCATTTACGCAGGCTATCGGCAAACTGGCAGCATCTCCTGCTCTGCGTGCAAACATGGGAATAGCGGCAGCAACACATGCAGCCATCAATCATAATATTCAACACAACTATGCTGCGTTAGAAGCAAAGCTACGTGCCATAGTTAAAGAGCAAGCAGACTCGTAA
- a CDS encoding histidine phosphatase family protein → MKETYIGLLRHAPTGWNNAKRIQGQFDIPLLHESYDVINDWLPVIKQYPWSRIVTSDLSRAYLTALALNQHLDIPIEIDSRLREQDWGIWTGDSIQRLRKVVPGEVARQEAAGWDFTPPRGESRTEVLTRTLQALHEATQQWAGENILVVTHQGNIMTIANHLMDKKFLPEEGKLVEKHALHRLIADSQYTEAPHYSFIAMNEAL, encoded by the coding sequence ATGAAAGAAACATATATAGGTCTTCTGCGCCACGCGCCAACAGGGTGGAACAACGCAAAACGAATTCAAGGTCAGTTTGACATTCCGCTGCTGCATGAAAGCTACGATGTCATCAACGACTGGCTTCCTGTCATCAAGCAGTACCCGTGGTCACGTATTGTCACCAGCGACTTGTCTCGTGCTTACCTTACCGCATTGGCTCTAAATCAACATTTGGATATTCCGATTGAAATTGATTCGCGCTTACGGGAACAGGACTGGGGCATCTGGACGGGAGACTCCATTCAGCGCCTACGGAAAGTTGTTCCGGGAGAAGTAGCACGACAAGAGGCAGCAGGTTGGGATTTTACTCCACCTCGTGGTGAAAGCAGAACCGAAGTTCTCACTCGAACACTACAAGCGCTCCACGAAGCAACACAGCAATGGGCAGGTGAAAATATTCTCGTAGTGACACATCAGGGGAATATTATGACTATTGCAAACCATCTCATGGATAAAAAGTTTCTTCCTGAAGAAGGTAAGCTTGTTGAAAAACATGCCCTGCATCGCTTAATTGCAGACAGCCAGTACACCGAAGCTCCACACTACTCTTTTATCGCCATGAACGAGGCGCTCTAA
- a CDS encoding glycosyltransferase encodes MHSTPTLGVILKGYPRISETFISNEIKLLEEQGFTIHIFSMRKPRENFSHKSVKSINAKVTYLPEHLSLGFPRLLWNTILCALLHTSTFHKTFKLFLSRFAGTEKIHTWIKHFMQACVVANKVAPYNITHIHSHFVHTPTSVAMYAAKLADIPFSFTAHAKDIYTQQPRRVAEKMRHALFAVTCTKYNKLTLETIARSYPAPDAPPLYALPPLTDGSPVRSPQPGYCPVHTVYHGIDLSLFSTQQNGVTTHTPYSILTVARLVEKKGLITILDSLRLLFLRNISFQYTLIGEGPLMSTLKQKVYEYGLSDFVNFTGTLPHEEVLRHYRKADVFLLGCKLAKNGDRDGIPNVLAEAMAMGVPVVATKVSGIPELVEDQVSGLLAPCEQPEALADATEVLLTNNALRQSVISSAERKVHQVFNNRQLILQLADIFEQNGVIREQVETVSELEWSSS; translated from the coding sequence ATGCATAGTACTCCCACTCTTGGTGTTATTCTCAAAGGATATCCTCGAATCTCTGAAACCTTCATTTCCAATGAAATAAAGTTATTGGAAGAGCAAGGTTTCACCATTCATATATTCTCCATGAGAAAGCCCCGCGAAAATTTTTCGCATAAGTCCGTAAAAAGTATCAACGCCAAGGTTACCTACCTGCCTGAACATCTGTCACTAGGATTCCCACGCCTGTTGTGGAACACAATCCTTTGTGCCCTGTTACATACATCAACCTTCCACAAGACGTTCAAGCTATTTCTTTCCCGATTTGCCGGAACAGAAAAAATACACACATGGATTAAACATTTTATGCAGGCATGCGTGGTAGCGAACAAAGTAGCTCCGTACAATATCACACACATTCACAGCCACTTTGTGCATACCCCTACATCGGTAGCCATGTATGCCGCAAAGCTTGCTGATATCCCTTTTAGTTTTACAGCACATGCTAAAGATATTTACACTCAGCAGCCCCGCCGTGTTGCAGAAAAAATGCGGCATGCCCTCTTTGCAGTCACCTGCACAAAATACAACAAACTTACGCTAGAAACCATCGCCCGATCATATCCGGCACCAGACGCCCCACCACTCTATGCTTTGCCTCCATTAACTGACGGTTCCCCCGTACGCTCACCGCAACCGGGGTATTGTCCGGTTCATACCGTATATCACGGTATCGACTTATCCCTTTTTTCCACGCAGCAAAACGGTGTCACTACGCATACACCGTATTCTATTCTCACCGTAGCACGGTTGGTAGAAAAAAAAGGGCTGATTACCATCCTTGATTCCCTACGCCTGCTTTTTTTACGTAATATTTCTTTTCAATATACGCTCATCGGAGAAGGTCCTCTCATGAGTACTCTCAAACAAAAAGTGTATGAATACGGACTAAGCGATTTTGTGAACTTTACCGGCACACTGCCACATGAAGAAGTTTTACGGCATTACCGCAAGGCAGATGTATTTCTTTTAGGCTGCAAGCTAGCAAAAAACGGGGACAGGGACGGAATCCCGAATGTGCTGGCGGAGGCAATGGCAATGGGAGTTCCGGTTGTCGCAACCAAAGTCTCAGGCATACCAGAGCTTGTTGAAGATCAAGTTTCCGGATTACTTGCACCGTGTGAACAACCTGAAGCACTTGCAGATGCCACAGAAGTACTCCTTACAAACAACGCCTTGCGACAAAGTGTTATCTCCAGTGCTGAACGCAAGGTGCATCAAGTATTCAACAACAGACAGCTTATTCTTCAGCTTGCAGATATTTTTGAACAAAATGGCGTCATACGCGAACAAGTCGAAACCGTATCTGAGCTGGAATGGTCATCTTCATGA